In Paenibacillus sp. G2S3, a single window of DNA contains:
- a CDS encoding response regulator — MYNVLLVDDEMLDLEGMKQFIPWNELGMEVVETANNAFTACDILDQHVIDIIVSDVNMPNMSGLELARIAIEKKKDIRVIFVSGYQDFSYVKQALSLKAYSYVLKPMDDNELIAALQKVRQDLDDECKRRDVEEAYQHMIPMAKNDLLIRLFEGEWDGGDQTGMLSLVKSYGLDQLNWPVRVAVLELDYFNWLQGQDNLSKHQMSKDFLYEVNRVGQKHGMPHCYKVSSYRIALLINEQEMEKFMEDIYASIRAKFPVTMTVGVGKPTFAMEQVHLSYRQAMEAVDGKMFIGKGNLIMYETVSSEPGMIDARMLDTRMDTLFKAMKEYELVLIYDEIDKLFRSVSSLRSKFTIHNLAMYIIWKLDQQLKDVSEDLFEILGMEIHSLDVLHQFDTISDIRSWLVLKTFEISEYLRSKSDSVNHKLIREIIQMMQDRMSDNFTLKDIAQQFSFSPNYLGYLFKEETGKTFSEVLTQLRMEQAGKLLKDPTCKIYEIASKVGYRYLPYFSRQFKEAYGMTPMEYRKRDK, encoded by the coding sequence ATGTACAACGTATTATTAGTAGACGATGAGATGCTTGATCTAGAAGGTATGAAACAATTCATTCCTTGGAATGAGCTTGGTATGGAAGTTGTGGAGACAGCAAATAACGCGTTTACCGCGTGCGATATTTTAGATCAGCATGTTATTGATATTATTGTTAGTGATGTGAATATGCCGAATATGTCGGGTCTAGAGCTGGCCCGGATTGCCATAGAGAAAAAAAAGGATATACGCGTGATATTTGTAAGCGGTTACCAGGATTTCAGTTATGTTAAGCAAGCCCTGTCGCTAAAGGCGTATAGCTACGTCCTTAAGCCAATGGATGACAATGAACTCATTGCTGCGCTTCAGAAAGTAAGACAGGATTTAGACGATGAGTGTAAACGTCGTGATGTCGAAGAAGCTTATCAGCATATGATTCCTATGGCCAAAAATGATTTGTTGATACGATTGTTTGAAGGGGAATGGGATGGGGGCGACCAGACCGGAATGTTGTCGCTTGTGAAGTCATACGGTCTGGATCAGCTGAATTGGCCTGTTCGTGTAGCGGTATTGGAGCTTGATTATTTCAATTGGCTTCAAGGACAGGATAATCTCTCCAAGCATCAAATGTCTAAGGACTTTCTTTATGAAGTGAATAGAGTCGGTCAGAAGCATGGTATGCCACATTGCTACAAGGTATCATCCTATCGGATCGCGTTATTGATTAACGAACAGGAAATGGAAAAGTTCATGGAGGATATTTATGCCTCGATTCGCGCCAAGTTTCCAGTCACAATGACCGTGGGTGTAGGGAAACCAACATTTGCGATGGAGCAGGTCCATCTCTCCTATCGACAAGCGATGGAAGCAGTAGACGGAAAGATGTTTATTGGCAAAGGTAATCTTATTATGTATGAAACCGTTAGCAGTGAACCTGGGATGATCGATGCTCGTATGTTAGATACCCGCATGGATACGCTGTTTAAAGCGATGAAAGAGTATGAGTTAGTTCTTATTTATGATGAGATCGACAAGCTGTTCCGCTCTGTAAGTAGTTTAAGATCCAAATTCACTATTCATAATCTGGCAATGTATATCATTTGGAAGCTGGATCAGCAGTTGAAGGATGTTAGTGAGGATTTATTTGAAATTTTAGGTATGGAGATACATAGTTTAGATGTTTTACACCAATTCGATACGATTAGTGATATTCGCTCTTGGCTTGTACTCAAAACATTTGAGATCTCAGAGTACCTGCGTAGCAAATCAGATTCTGTGAACCATAAACTCATTAGAGAAATTATCCAAATGATGCAGGACAGAATGAGTGATAACTTTACGCTTAAAGATATTGCGCAGCAATTCTCTTTCTCTCCTAACTATTTGGGATATCTTTTCAAAGAGGAGACTGGTAAAACATTCAGTGAAGTACTCACTCAGCTTAGAATGGAGCAAGCAGGCAAGCTTTTGAAAGATCCAACATGCAAAATCTATGAAATCGCGAGCAAGGTAGGCTATCGTTATCTCCCTTACTTTAGCAGACAGTTCAAAGAGGCTTATGGTATGACACCTATGGAGTATCGTAAGCGCGACAAGTGA
- a CDS encoding sensor histidine kinase: MKKRRKHKYVPIGYKLMLTYMFFIIIPVSLIGFVSHSMYNNSLREHIDTNIKGTLLQIRDNIDYKMNEVTRISTQLYSDFDFYRNLRSYEEGWENYDRMSKKVLPKLDVAIQSTGMKIGMSLFLKNESIPEIYSNSLEGYLDNSSFYHLYHMKRIERKSWYYDFPTEKYAETMKWWQIESDVENNRISLLRRLIDTYEPLEPKEIGFLRINVGIPDLFDSVNYTKIGKGSNLIIKNEFGRTMYQSGELPKNYADEAELNKDYLTIRETVMVSNQAWQLIALVPTAILEKDAVKVRLFIILMCLICCVVFSFVGIFISRFFSIRINKFVYVLNAYREGDLHKRIKYRGKDEFSQIATALNDMGENIDMLIKEVYLTQLQKKEAELEILQSQINPHFLYNTLSSIIQLAKFGQNEKLQKMVLELAKFYRLTLNEGRTMIPVPTEIEQANAYLEIQKIKYGDRLEVMFDFDTEIWPYETIKLILQPFIENVLKHAWCGDHIHLRIVGRKEGDNILFRIIDDGIGIRQERIDQIFDSKGHTNTGYGVRNVDQRIKLQYGPEYGVTIFSRVGIGTSVQILIPAKKRK, from the coding sequence ATGAAAAAGCGAAGAAAACATAAGTATGTACCAATTGGGTACAAATTAATGCTGACATACATGTTTTTTATTATTATCCCTGTATCCCTGATCGGCTTCGTCTCTCATTCCATGTACAATAATTCATTACGCGAGCATATCGATACGAACATAAAAGGGACGTTATTGCAGATTCGCGATAATATTGATTATAAAATGAACGAAGTTACTCGAATATCGACACAATTATATAGTGATTTTGATTTTTATCGGAATCTTCGTAGTTATGAAGAAGGCTGGGAAAATTACGATCGGATGTCTAAGAAAGTGCTTCCGAAGTTGGACGTAGCCATTCAATCTACAGGTATGAAGATTGGGATGTCGCTATTCTTAAAGAATGAATCGATCCCGGAAATCTATTCGAATTCACTTGAGGGCTATCTGGATAATAGTAGCTTTTATCATCTATACCATATGAAACGAATTGAAAGGAAATCTTGGTATTATGATTTTCCAACTGAAAAATATGCTGAAACTATGAAATGGTGGCAGATAGAGAGCGATGTAGAGAATAATCGCATATCGTTACTCCGTAGATTAATTGATACCTACGAACCTCTTGAGCCTAAGGAGATTGGGTTCTTGCGGATTAATGTAGGAATTCCAGATCTATTTGACAGTGTCAATTATACGAAGATAGGAAAAGGAAGTAATCTAATTATTAAGAATGAGTTTGGGAGAACGATGTATCAATCGGGTGAACTACCGAAAAACTATGCCGATGAAGCCGAACTTAATAAGGATTACCTTACAATTAGAGAAACAGTTATGGTTTCTAACCAAGCATGGCAATTAATTGCGCTTGTTCCGACTGCAATCCTAGAAAAGGATGCAGTGAAGGTACGTCTGTTTATTATTTTAATGTGTCTCATATGTTGCGTGGTCTTTAGCTTCGTGGGCATATTTATATCCCGATTTTTTTCAATTCGGATTAATAAGTTCGTTTATGTGCTTAATGCCTATCGGGAAGGTGATCTTCATAAGCGTATTAAATATCGAGGCAAGGATGAGTTCTCTCAGATTGCTACTGCGCTGAATGATATGGGAGAGAATATCGATATGTTGATTAAAGAGGTGTATTTGACGCAGCTTCAGAAGAAGGAAGCGGAGCTTGAAATCCTTCAGTCGCAAATCAATCCACATTTCCTGTACAATACTTTGTCGTCTATTATTCAATTAGCCAAGTTTGGGCAAAATGAGAAGCTGCAGAAGATGGTACTGGAATTAGCGAAGTTTTATCGTCTAACACTTAATGAAGGCCGTACGATGATTCCGGTTCCAACTGAAATTGAGCAGGCAAACGCCTATTTAGAAATCCAGAAAATTAAATACGGTGACCGCTTGGAGGTAATGTTTGATTTTGATACAGAGATCTGGCCTTATGAGACCATTAAACTGATTCTACAACCCTTTATCGAAAACGTGCTGAAACATGCTTGGTGTGGCGATCACATTCATTTACGCATTGTTGGCCGTAAAGAGGGCGATAATATTCTGTTCCGTATCATTGACGATGGTATAGGTATTAGACAAGAGCGTATTGATCAAATTTTCGACTCGAAGGGGCATACAAACACAGGTTATGGCGTCCGTAATGTGGATCAACGTATTAAACTGCAATATGGACCTGAGTATGGTGTAACTATTTTTAGTCGTGTTGGGATTGGTACTTCGGTTCAGATTCTGATTCCTGCTAAAAAAAGAAAGTAA
- a CDS encoding DUF1657 domain-containing protein: MTVASQVKTCLSSLKGAQASLEQFALETQNESAKTLFTNAAEQTQQIVTQVENRVTELESEEPQYKGF, encoded by the coding sequence ATGACAGTAGCCTCACAAGTAAAAACATGTTTATCTTCTTTAAAAGGCGCTCAAGCGAGCTTGGAGCAATTTGCACTTGAAACACAAAACGAAAGTGCAAAAACTTTATTCACAAATGCAGCTGAGCAAACGCAACAAATCGTAACACAGGTTGAAAATCGGGTAACCGAATTAGAGTCTGAAGAACCTCAATACAAAGGCTTCTAA
- a CDS encoding DUF421 domain-containing protein, with the protein MPEWLEVVVRTLFAVVVLFFLTKLLGKRQVSQLSFFEYITGITVGSLAAYISMDTDKYWHLGLIALVVWVACSLGIEYLQTKSKKARDFIDFKATILIKDGKILEDNLKKELLTTDELLAKLRAKDVFNISEIEFAIMESDGAINVLLKKEYLPLSAKDLGVKVAPQKESQAVIMDGKVLDKPLDTLNLTRSWLDGALEKMGLTVENVFLGQVDSYGELTVDLYADNFKVPQPQDKPQLYALLKKCEADLEMFSLSTENEKAKKMYEQCSEQLQASLKILKPLIQS; encoded by the coding sequence ATGCCGGAGTGGTTGGAGGTTGTAGTACGAACACTCTTTGCTGTGGTTGTGCTTTTCTTTTTAACTAAATTACTGGGGAAGAGACAAGTATCGCAGCTTTCGTTCTTCGAGTATATTACGGGGATAACCGTCGGCAGCTTAGCTGCCTATATTTCAATGGATACGGATAAGTATTGGCATCTAGGCCTCATTGCACTGGTTGTATGGGTCGCTTGTTCTTTAGGGATTGAATATCTTCAGACCAAGAGCAAGAAAGCGAGAGATTTTATTGATTTCAAGGCCACTATCCTTATTAAGGACGGCAAAATACTCGAGGACAATTTAAAAAAGGAACTTTTGACTACAGACGAATTATTGGCGAAACTTCGTGCCAAAGATGTATTCAACATATCTGAAATTGAATTTGCGATTATGGAGTCTGATGGAGCGATTAATGTTCTGCTTAAGAAGGAGTATCTTCCTCTATCGGCAAAAGACCTGGGTGTGAAGGTTGCCCCACAGAAAGAGTCACAAGCCGTTATTATGGATGGGAAAGTATTAGATAAACCGCTAGACACCTTAAATCTGACACGCAGCTGGCTTGATGGAGCGCTTGAGAAAATGGGGCTAACCGTCGAGAATGTATTTCTCGGTCAAGTTGATTCTTACGGTGAATTGACGGTTGATTTGTATGCTGATAACTTTAAAGTTCCACAGCCGCAAGATAAACCACAATTATATGCTTTGCTCAAAAAATGTGAAGCGGATTTGGAAATGTTCAGTTTGTCGACTGAGAATGAAAAAGCTAAAAAAATGTATGAACAATGCTCAGAGCAATTGCAAGCATCACTCAAAATATTAAAGCCTCTAATCCAAAGCTGA
- a CDS encoding spore germination protein: MSGILETIKDQLEGCSDAVYQSISVHGHTCLLIYIPSIIDSKTLHESIALPLKTEAEAKLEWSNFLERLDQGMVFPIQYLKAFDLQKIVDLIVAGKVVLCIEDLPYVYYFEITQYQKRSVTESQNELVVIGPQEAFIEDIETNLSLIRHKIKHPDLKTIHYSIGKYTKTDVYVVYIEGLYKKEVLAEIKQKLSEIDIDGILGISYISEYLRDGNLTPFPLFQYTERPDSVAASLMEGRIGIIQDGTPTAMLAPTSFFTMLQSSEDYYQSFYAASWIRIVRFLFSIISMILPSLYVAITTFHPQIIPPNLLITIASARENIPFSALTEALIMELTFEALREAGTRIPKPVGQTVSIIGGIVIGQAAVQAGIVSAPMVIVVSITGIATYIIPHYELGLTFRLLRFPLLVMGGTMGLLGVYITAFLIYGHLANLRPLGAPYLQPVAPLVLQDWKDTLARFPSNFMKKRSNLYTDRNKRRQKEK, from the coding sequence ATGTCAGGAATTCTTGAAACCATTAAAGATCAGCTGGAGGGATGCAGTGATGCGGTGTATCAGTCCATTTCTGTTCATGGGCATACCTGTCTTTTGATCTATATACCCTCCATCATCGATTCCAAGACACTTCATGAAAGTATTGCTTTGCCACTAAAAACAGAAGCAGAAGCAAAGCTGGAATGGTCGAATTTTTTAGAACGATTAGATCAAGGAATGGTTTTTCCTATCCAATATCTCAAGGCATTTGACTTACAGAAGATTGTAGATCTGATCGTGGCTGGAAAAGTAGTGCTTTGTATAGAGGACCTTCCTTATGTTTATTATTTTGAAATTACCCAATATCAAAAAAGATCAGTGACCGAATCACAAAACGAACTTGTAGTGATTGGTCCCCAAGAAGCTTTCATTGAAGATATTGAAACGAATCTCTCTTTGATTCGACATAAAATTAAACATCCGGATCTAAAAACCATTCATTATTCCATTGGCAAATATACAAAAACTGATGTGTATGTGGTCTACATTGAAGGACTTTACAAAAAAGAAGTTCTTGCTGAGATAAAACAGAAACTAAGTGAAATAGATATTGACGGGATACTAGGGATTAGTTATATATCAGAATATTTAAGGGATGGTAACCTCACGCCATTTCCATTATTTCAATATACAGAACGTCCTGATTCGGTGGCAGCTTCTTTAATGGAAGGCCGAATCGGAATCATACAAGATGGTACACCTACTGCAATGCTCGCTCCGACATCTTTTTTTACCATGCTGCAATCCTCTGAGGATTATTACCAAAGCTTTTATGCAGCAAGCTGGATTCGTATTGTTAGATTTCTGTTCTCAATCATATCCATGATTCTTCCATCGCTTTATGTAGCGATTACAACCTTTCATCCTCAAATCATTCCACCGAATCTGTTAATTACGATTGCTTCAGCAAGGGAGAACATTCCTTTCTCAGCGCTTACGGAGGCTTTAATTATGGAGCTTACCTTTGAAGCGCTTAGAGAAGCTGGGACTAGAATTCCAAAGCCTGTAGGGCAGACGGTTTCAATTATTGGGGGTATCGTTATTGGTCAGGCTGCGGTCCAAGCAGGAATTGTATCCGCTCCAATGGTTATTGTTGTTTCTATTACCGGAATTGCCACCTATATCATTCCCCATTATGAGCTAGGTCTGACTTTCAGACTACTTCGTTTCCCCTTACTGGTTATGGGTGGAACAATGGGGCTGCTAGGGGTATATATTACAGCTTTTTTGATTTATGGACATTTAGCTAATTTAAGACCATTAGGTGCTCCATATTTGCAACCCGTTGCCCCACTTGTGTTACAGGACTGGAAGGATACATTAGCTCGCTTCCCCTCAAACTTTATGAAGAAACGCAGCAACCTCTATACAGATAGGAATAAAAGGAGACAGAAAGAGAAATGA
- a CDS encoding Ger(x)C family spore germination protein, whose protein sequence is MRILKIGAIVILLLNITGCWSSKVELDELTFVYGMFIDEGKEPNTVEITINSPLPNRLNAAGQPSNGGGGDGNTYSTVSKTAGTIADAMLLIQKDLTRQLSLAQLKVIVLGKTYAEQGISELLLWIEREPSLPLGAFVMASPGSAKELNTLTPIYEQIPSDVLRNFGSERYLFSTTIKDCLYAAASGVGFAINNLSFGKKEETSKEGKPEYWAGISGAMLFHKDKMKGTLKLKEGRALAWATGSLKLAVYSVDWDEGKSAASVVFVSTKSSKKFDQTDKGPVFTVDLKGKASVIYLRDPKNRDAEELGQIIIAKLKEEVSDNLNKAIRNTQKAGADILQLGLLLEWNDPKQWKQLRERWENYYAQEADIKVKTDFSIVDFGTAK, encoded by the coding sequence ATGAGAATCCTGAAGATAGGAGCTATTGTAATCCTGCTCCTAAATATAACAGGCTGCTGGTCATCCAAGGTAGAGCTGGATGAACTAACATTTGTATACGGAATGTTTATCGATGAAGGCAAAGAACCAAATACTGTTGAAATTACGATTAACTCACCTTTGCCCAATCGTCTTAACGCAGCTGGGCAACCTTCGAATGGCGGTGGAGGAGACGGAAATACTTATTCTACAGTTTCTAAGACCGCAGGAACGATTGCAGATGCCATGCTGTTAATTCAAAAAGACTTAACACGTCAGCTTAGTCTTGCTCAATTAAAAGTAATTGTCTTAGGGAAGACCTATGCCGAACAAGGAATCAGCGAACTACTATTATGGATTGAAAGAGAACCAAGTCTTCCTCTGGGTGCTTTTGTTATGGCTAGTCCGGGAAGTGCAAAAGAGCTGAATACTTTAACACCTATTTACGAGCAAATACCCTCGGATGTACTAAGGAACTTTGGATCAGAGAGATATTTGTTTTCAACTACGATTAAGGATTGCTTGTATGCAGCGGCATCAGGTGTTGGGTTTGCTATAAACAATCTTTCATTTGGTAAAAAAGAAGAAACATCGAAAGAGGGAAAGCCGGAGTACTGGGCAGGAATTTCAGGGGCAATGCTGTTTCACAAAGATAAGATGAAGGGAACACTTAAGCTTAAAGAGGGAAGGGCATTAGCCTGGGCGACAGGCAGTCTTAAACTGGCAGTTTACTCCGTCGATTGGGATGAGGGAAAAAGTGCTGCAAGTGTAGTATTTGTAAGCACAAAATCATCAAAAAAGTTTGATCAAACGGATAAAGGGCCTGTGTTCACAGTGGATTTAAAAGGGAAAGCAAGCGTTATTTATTTAAGGGACCCTAAAAATAGGGATGCAGAGGAACTCGGCCAGATTATTATTGCGAAGCTTAAAGAGGAAGTCTCTGATAATCTTAACAAAGCTATTCGTAATACCCAAAAAGCAGGGGCCGATATTTTGCAACTCGGATTATTACTGGAATGGAATGATCCAAAGCAATGGAAACAGCTTAGAGAGCGGTGGGAGAATTATTATGCTCAAGAGGCTGATATTAAGGTGAAGACAGACTTTAGCATTGTAGATTTTGGAACAGCAAAATAA
- a CDS encoding GerAB/ArcD/ProY family transporter, whose amino-acid sequence MRTSKWQLFRFFIIFFSSQTTIFLIPTLIATSSYQGWIGLLMGSLLGLILLWFTFRVGMLRPNQPWVSFGKDIIGKWPHKFMLLLLLCWCVYYASFDIENFVLFFGSNYLRGTPPLFIQCVIGLVIMYTASLGFTTIAYMADGLFLIFFITMIILFNLFLPNADFNMLPAFIHYHDPGIALKDSIVVMSWFGEWIVLLFVVPDLKLEAKMLKRLILTAIFVLVTVLIGWSLTMMSFGPHLGRELQYPFLELVRSAKQDNLLGNSDPLLIGIWSSSMFIHSSFLIYVASRCVSSLFNTKARRMYIPFLTIASITIAFLYSRHIGSYYKHYNSFAIVVIWLIVESIPIYYAITAFFRYRNKTTK is encoded by the coding sequence ATGCGAACATCAAAATGGCAGCTGTTCCGTTTTTTTATTATATTCTTCAGCTCCCAAACCACTATTTTTTTGATTCCGACTCTAATTGCTACTTCATCCTATCAAGGCTGGATTGGATTATTAATGGGGTCATTATTAGGGTTGATATTATTGTGGTTTACTTTCCGCGTCGGTATGCTGCGGCCAAATCAGCCATGGGTAAGCTTTGGAAAAGATATCATAGGTAAATGGCCGCACAAGTTCATGCTTCTTTTGCTCTTATGCTGGTGTGTTTATTATGCATCTTTTGATATTGAGAACTTTGTGCTATTCTTTGGCTCTAATTATTTGAGAGGAACCCCGCCTCTATTTATTCAGTGTGTAATTGGGCTAGTGATTATGTATACGGCAAGTTTAGGCTTTACAACGATAGCGTATATGGCTGATGGACTTTTTCTTATTTTTTTCATAACGATGATCATTTTATTTAATTTATTTCTCCCGAATGCGGACTTCAATATGCTACCCGCCTTCATTCATTATCATGATCCCGGGATTGCCCTGAAGGACTCTATTGTAGTCATGTCATGGTTTGGAGAATGGATTGTCCTCTTGTTTGTTGTGCCCGATCTGAAGCTTGAAGCGAAGATGCTGAAAAGATTAATACTTACGGCGATATTTGTCTTAGTCACTGTCTTAATTGGTTGGTCGCTGACGATGATGAGTTTTGGTCCACATTTGGGTCGGGAACTGCAATATCCTTTCCTTGAATTGGTGCGTAGCGCCAAACAAGATAATCTGCTAGGCAATTCGGATCCGCTTTTAATTGGAATATGGTCGTCTTCTATGTTCATACACAGCTCATTCCTTATCTATGTAGCCTCCAGATGTGTATCCAGCTTGTTTAATACAAAAGCTAGAAGAATGTACATTCCCTTCTTAACAATAGCTTCAATAACGATAGCTTTTTTGTATTCACGACACATAGGCAGTTATTATAAACACTATAATAGTTTTGCTATTGTTGTCATTTGGCTAATCGTTGAAAGCATCCCGATCTATTATGCCATCACGGCTTTCTTTCGATATCGGAATAAAACTACGAAGTAA
- a CDS encoding MoxR family ATPase, producing the protein MNLQEVTELIKSIRNNLAKVIVGKEDGVDLLLTALLANGHVLLEDVPGTGKTLLAKVLAKSLDCSFKRIQFTPDLLPSDLSGINFYNQKSGEFQFRPGPVFANILLADEINRATPRTQSSLLECMEERQITIDGVTHSLEAPFLVIATQNPIDNQGTFPLPEAQLDRFLMRITTGYPSFDEGIHILQRFRENNPLEETVAVASAHDIQAAQRLTASVSVSDDLLAYIVRITEATRKSTAVKLGASPRASGALLKSSQGYALIQGRSYVTPDDIKAVAVSVLAHRLLLHRGLGSKEGQAADIVLQVLREVEVPTELVTSLRGGKVE; encoded by the coding sequence ATGAATCTTCAAGAAGTGACTGAACTCATCAAATCTATTAGAAACAATCTAGCTAAAGTTATTGTAGGAAAAGAGGATGGAGTAGACCTGCTTCTAACCGCATTGCTTGCGAATGGCCATGTTCTTCTGGAAGATGTTCCGGGTACAGGTAAAACCTTGTTAGCCAAAGTCCTTGCTAAGTCTTTGGATTGTTCATTTAAGCGCATTCAATTTACACCGGATTTGCTGCCTTCAGATTTAAGCGGGATTAATTTTTACAATCAAAAGTCCGGAGAATTTCAGTTTAGACCAGGTCCAGTATTTGCGAACATTTTGTTGGCAGATGAAATTAACCGTGCAACACCCAGAACACAATCCAGTCTACTGGAATGTATGGAAGAGCGACAAATCACGATCGACGGTGTGACTCATAGTCTAGAAGCTCCATTTCTGGTTATTGCTACTCAGAATCCAATTGACAACCAGGGTACTTTTCCTCTGCCGGAAGCTCAGTTAGATAGATTTTTAATGCGGATTACTACGGGTTACCCATCCTTTGACGAAGGAATTCATATTTTACAGCGCTTCCGCGAAAATAATCCACTCGAAGAGACTGTTGCAGTGGCTTCCGCTCATGATATTCAAGCAGCGCAGCGTTTAACTGCTTCTGTAAGTGTTAGTGATGATTTGCTAGCTTATATCGTTCGAATTACGGAAGCTACACGGAAATCTACGGCAGTAAAACTAGGCGCGAGTCCTCGTGCAAGTGGGGCTTTGCTTAAATCCTCTCAAGGATATGCTCTTATTCAAGGTAGATCTTACGTAACACCAGATGACATTAAAGCTGTAGCCGTTTCGGTGCTTGCCCATCGTCTACTTCTTCATCGTGGATTGGGTTCAAAAGAGGGGCAGGCTGCAGATATTGTGTTACAAGTGCTTCGTGAGGTAGAGGTGCCGACCGAACTCGTAACGTCCTTAAGAGGCGGAAAGGTGGAGTGA
- a CDS encoding DUF58 domain-containing protein, with the protein MALPWFIFITVALLFLLAVIYERNGLKALSYTRYFSTKVAYEGDNLEMIEEIVNAKLLPLPWLRLESSIARGLEFGSQDNLGISTGEIYQNHISLFFLKSYRHIKRRHQVTCERRGIYRLESVTMTTGDPFGLIRKNKTYPLQLELLVYPNLLNLDDLPLPIHSWLGELPVKRWIVEDPFLTAGIREYSSGDSLGLINWKATARTGTMQVHKKDYTADSRLVICLNIEDSDSMWRAVTDVERIEQGIRYAATIAEYAMRHGIETGFICNGRLENGGDRDPVEAEPMAELEDLLELLAKLELDRTLPMSRLLDLQAESGISDTDFLIISCHRGAELQEAADLLNLQGNGVEWLDIPEQGGKGA; encoded by the coding sequence ATGGCTTTGCCTTGGTTCATTTTCATTACAGTAGCTCTCCTGTTCCTTCTTGCCGTTATCTATGAACGGAATGGTCTGAAAGCGCTTAGCTATACCCGGTACTTTTCGACTAAGGTCGCTTATGAAGGGGATAACCTTGAGATGATCGAGGAGATCGTTAATGCGAAACTTCTCCCATTACCATGGCTTCGGCTGGAATCTAGTATTGCCAGAGGTTTGGAATTTGGAAGTCAGGATAATCTCGGCATCAGCACGGGTGAAATCTATCAGAATCATATCAGCTTGTTCTTTCTTAAATCTTATCGTCATATTAAAAGGCGTCATCAAGTCACTTGCGAGCGGCGTGGGATATACCGTTTGGAGTCTGTCACAATGACCACTGGAGATCCCTTTGGTTTGATCCGGAAAAATAAGACTTATCCACTCCAATTAGAGTTATTGGTTTACCCTAATCTGTTGAACCTGGATGATCTTCCACTCCCGATACATAGTTGGCTGGGTGAACTTCCAGTAAAAAGATGGATCGTAGAAGATCCTTTCCTGACTGCAGGTATTCGCGAGTATAGCTCAGGAGATTCTTTGGGACTTATAAACTGGAAGGCTACAGCACGTACAGGGACTATGCAGGTACATAAGAAAGACTACACTGCGGATTCCAGACTCGTCATTTGCTTGAATATAGAGGACAGTGATTCCATGTGGAGAGCGGTAACGGATGTAGAACGTATCGAGCAAGGGATAAGGTATGCAGCCACTATCGCCGAATATGCCATGCGTCATGGAATTGAGACGGGATTCATCTGTAACGGTAGACTGGAGAACGGGGGCGATAGAGACCCTGTTGAAGCAGAACCTATGGCTGAGCTGGAAGACTTGCTAGAGCTGTTAGCTAAGCTGGAGCTAGACAGAACGCTTCCTATGAGTCGATTGCTAGACCTGCAAGCCGAGAGCGGAATAAGTGATACAGACTTTCTGATCATTAGCTGTCATAGAGGAGCAGAATTACAAGAGGCTGCCGACCTCCTAAACTTGCAAGGTAATGGTGTGGAATGGCTGGATATTCCGGAACAGGGGGGAAAGGGCGCATGA